The Corynebacterium tuberculostearicum genome window below encodes:
- a CDS encoding beta-carotene 15,15'-monooxygenase yields MKLLWYLGDWWLWTFFLFALLVMPVMAEGTWSALPVIASLGLVLSLKPDFQKYQLVGLGSRIWNEHRRILVALFALAAAIGALTVQLWWALPIYAVAAAWAMYRKVVPQRTGYTTTGTQPSSGFGWFPRTLAGQAIYHPQAKAWCGACLAQMIGLVLHQYRDAASVLEFLGTFIWVLTFLLLAAVSGSLRKSLREYTVMGGSRRNWARHTAVLGLIPVFAAISISAALTNDSELVTAIALLSATCAPVLVTLEFLGKKNWHLFILYAALIVGTVVVSVQAPVSAIANLFLAVAFYAVWALALPTYIRRANIHGGGISGWLGVT; encoded by the coding sequence ATGAAACTACTGTGGTACCTAGGAGATTGGTGGCTCTGGACCTTTTTCCTGTTCGCATTATTGGTCATGCCAGTCATGGCAGAGGGAACGTGGAGCGCGCTCCCCGTAATCGCTTCCTTGGGGCTCGTGCTCTCCCTAAAGCCTGATTTTCAGAAATATCAACTAGTGGGCCTGGGTTCGAGAATCTGGAACGAACATCGTCGCATTCTCGTCGCACTATTCGCACTAGCGGCAGCTATTGGCGCCCTCACCGTGCAGTTGTGGTGGGCATTGCCCATATATGCCGTCGCAGCGGCGTGGGCCATGTACCGCAAAGTTGTGCCTCAACGGACCGGGTACACCACCACCGGCACCCAACCCTCAAGCGGCTTCGGATGGTTCCCCCGCACCTTGGCTGGGCAAGCGATATACCACCCACAAGCCAAAGCATGGTGTGGGGCTTGCTTGGCGCAGATGATCGGCTTAGTTCTCCACCAGTATAGGGACGCGGCTTCAGTGCTCGAATTCCTCGGCACCTTCATCTGGGTACTGACTTTTCTGCTACTCGCGGCGGTTTCAGGCAGCTTAAGAAAATCCCTCCGCGAATACACGGTTATGGGAGGAAGTCGTAGAAATTGGGCCCGGCATACTGCAGTGCTCGGGCTGATACCGGTCTTCGCGGCCATCAGTATCAGCGCCGCACTGACGAATGACAGTGAACTCGTTACGGCCATCGCATTGCTTAGCGCCACCTGCGCCCCGGTTTTGGTCACTCTGGAATTTCTGGGAAAGAAGAACTGGCACCTATTCATTCTCTATGCGGCACTCATAGTCGGGACAGTCGTCGTAAGCGTCCAAGCCCCGGTCTCCGCAATTGCCAATCTTTTCTTGGCGGTGGCCTTTTATGCAGTATGGGCATTGGCCCTCCCCACCTACATTCGCCGAGCGAATATCCACGGTGGCGGAATCAGCGGGTGGTTGGGCGTAACTTAA
- a CDS encoding pseudouridine synthase, whose product MRELKSMDKTLIHRRKGFTPLPIKDGLNPTRVRTSEAGITAWDFLSAVISAQRHRHPDDDASALQARFDSGEVVLRNQTRLRPDSILGNDEDVFFYRIPAPETPVPYDVPILFEDEHILVADKPPFMATMPRARHIVQTATVQLRRMTGNDELAPAHRLDRLTSGILLFTKHRDVRGAYQTLFAEKKVQKTYQAIAEYRRFPAPLQWASHLTKTPGEIQGRIGDGTPNAFTTLTAVELIDNAPYEKIHGELPQLGKYTLKPTTGKTHQLRLHMWQAGIPILGDPVYPEIYPEDAEDMRIPMHLTATHIEFTDPLSGKYREFESALPLYTHRLIDQT is encoded by the coding sequence ATGAGAGAATTAAAATCCATGGACAAAACATTAATACATCGCCGAAAAGGTTTCACGCCTTTGCCGATTAAAGACGGCTTGAATCCAACCCGCGTGCGCACTTCCGAGGCAGGCATAACGGCCTGGGATTTTCTTAGTGCAGTAATTTCGGCACAACGCCATCGACACCCCGACGACGACGCCTCGGCGCTCCAGGCGCGCTTCGACTCTGGCGAGGTTGTCCTACGCAATCAGACCAGGCTTCGGCCGGACTCAATATTAGGCAACGACGAGGACGTCTTTTTCTACCGCATTCCGGCACCCGAAACACCGGTACCTTACGACGTCCCCATTCTCTTCGAGGATGAACATATCCTCGTCGCCGATAAGCCGCCGTTTATGGCAACCATGCCACGCGCACGCCACATCGTACAGACAGCTACAGTCCAGCTCCGACGAATGACAGGAAACGACGAGCTCGCACCGGCGCACCGCCTAGACAGACTTACCTCCGGAATTTTGCTATTCACCAAACACCGGGATGTTCGCGGCGCCTACCAAACGCTGTTTGCGGAAAAGAAGGTACAGAAGACCTATCAGGCGATCGCCGAATACCGCCGCTTTCCGGCGCCCCTCCAGTGGGCCTCCCACCTCACCAAGACCCCCGGCGAAATCCAAGGCCGCATAGGCGATGGCACCCCCAACGCATTTACTACTCTGACTGCAGTAGAACTAATAGATAACGCCCCGTATGAAAAGATCCACGGAGAACTGCCACAATTAGGCAAATACACACTCAAACCCACCACGGGCAAGACCCATCAATTGCGTCTCCACATGTGGCAGGCTGGAATACCCATCCTGGGTGATCCTGTCTATCCAGAAATCTATCCCGAGGATGCTGAGGATATGCGGATCCCTATGCATCTCACCGCAACCCACATCGAATTTACTGACCCCCTCAGCGGGAAGTACCGGGAGTTCGAGTCCGCCCTTCCTCTCTATACGCACCGCTTAATAGATCAAACATAG
- a CDS encoding universal stress protein yields the protein MAKEDIVVVAVDGSDASKNAVRWAANTAMKRGIPLRIASSYTMPQFLYAEGMVPPKELFDDLQAETLEKIEEARAIAHEVAPELKIGHTVAEGSPIDMLLEMSHDVTMIVMGSRGMGGLSGMVMGSVSASVVSHASCPVVVVREDNHVTDSTKYGPVVVGVDGSEVSQKATAYAFREAQARGAALIAVHTWMDMQVQASLAGLSAAQSEWADIEKEQSELLTENLKEPREEYPEVEVKKLITRDRPVSALTEAAEGAQLLVVGSHGRGGFKGMLLGSTSRALLQSAPCPMMVVRPDEES from the coding sequence ATGGCTAAGGAAGACATTGTAGTCGTTGCCGTTGACGGTTCGGATGCATCGAAGAATGCAGTTCGTTGGGCCGCAAATACGGCTATGAAGCGCGGGATTCCACTGCGAATCGCATCTAGCTACACCATGCCACAGTTCCTGTACGCAGAAGGCATGGTTCCGCCTAAGGAGCTTTTCGACGACTTGCAGGCCGAGACCCTCGAGAAGATCGAGGAAGCTCGCGCCATCGCTCATGAGGTAGCCCCAGAGCTGAAGATTGGTCACACTGTGGCCGAGGGCTCCCCGATCGACATGCTGCTAGAAATGTCGCACGATGTCACCATGATCGTCATGGGCTCCCGCGGCATGGGTGGCCTGTCCGGCATGGTGATGGGTTCTGTCTCCGCTTCGGTTGTGTCCCACGCCTCTTGCCCGGTCGTCGTCGTTCGCGAGGATAATCATGTCACGGACTCCACCAAGTACGGCCCTGTCGTTGTTGGCGTGGATGGTTCTGAGGTTTCGCAGAAGGCCACGGCTTATGCGTTCCGTGAGGCACAGGCCCGCGGTGCTGCTTTGATCGCCGTGCATACTTGGATGGATATGCAGGTGCAGGCTTCCTTGGCGGGTCTGTCGGCCGCCCAGTCCGAGTGGGCTGATATTGAAAAGGAGCAGAGCGAGCTTCTGACTGAGAATCTGAAGGAGCCGCGTGAGGAATACCCAGAGGTTGAGGTAAAGAAGCTCATTACCCGTGACCGTCCAGTGAGCGCTTTGACCGAGGCTGCAGAAGGCGCGCAGCTTTTGGTTGTAGGTTCGCACGGTCGTGGCGGCTTTAAAGGTATGCTCTTGGGCTCGACCTCTCGCGCACTGTTGCAGTCCGCACCGTGCCCGATGATGGTTGTCCGTCCGGATGAGGAAAGCTAA
- a CDS encoding GlsB/YeaQ/YmgE family stress response membrane protein: MNLGLGLFSSIIIGIIAGWLAEKIMKRDHGLLTNLIVGVLGGIIGGMIIHFLNIEEGGWIFSLIAATGGACILLWIVGLIKK; this comes from the coding sequence ATGAATTTGGGACTGGGGCTTTTTAGCTCGATTATCATCGGTATCATTGCCGGCTGGCTGGCAGAGAAGATTATGAAGCGCGACCACGGCCTGCTGACCAACCTTATTGTTGGTGTGCTGGGTGGCATCATCGGTGGCATGATTATCCACTTCCTGAACATTGAGGAAGGTGGATGGATCTTCTCCTTGATTGCCGCTACGGGTGGTGCTTGTATCCTGTTGTGGATCGTGGGGCTCATCAAGAAGTAG
- a CDS encoding TetR/AcrR family transcriptional regulator: MAEKKSRRNRPSPRSRLLESATKLFTTEGIRVIGIDRILREADVAKASLYSLFGSKDALVIAYVEALDEKFRQDWEQRTAEMSDPDQKILAFFDKAIEEEPQQEFRGSHFLNAAGEYPRPETEAEHGIVAACVEHRKWVHSTLTALLTERNGYPSSSQASQLLIFLDGGRAGARLTKEIGPLQTARDLATQMLSAPPADYSI; the protein is encoded by the coding sequence ATGGCAGAGAAGAAGTCGCGCCGTAATCGGCCCAGCCCGCGCAGCCGGCTGCTGGAATCGGCGACCAAGCTTTTTACCACCGAAGGCATTCGTGTCATCGGAATTGACCGCATCCTGCGCGAGGCGGATGTGGCTAAAGCTTCTTTGTACTCTTTATTTGGTTCCAAAGACGCGCTCGTTATCGCTTATGTAGAAGCTTTGGACGAGAAGTTCCGCCAAGATTGGGAACAGCGTACCGCGGAGATGTCGGATCCGGATCAAAAGATCCTGGCCTTTTTTGATAAGGCGATCGAAGAAGAACCCCAGCAGGAATTCCGCGGCTCCCACTTCTTGAATGCGGCCGGAGAGTATCCGCGCCCAGAAACCGAGGCGGAACACGGTATCGTGGCTGCCTGCGTTGAACACCGCAAATGGGTGCATTCCACCCTGACGGCCTTGCTAACCGAGCGCAATGGTTACCCATCGTCCTCGCAGGCGAGCCAGCTGTTGATTTTCTTGGATGGCGGCCGTGCGGGTGCTCGCCTCACCAAGGAGATTGGGCCGCTGCAGACGGCCCGCGACCTGGCTACTCAGATGCTTTCTGCTCCCCCTGCTGATTATTCGATTTAA
- the yidC gene encoding membrane protein insertase YidC, with product MYEVFMYPVSGIMKFWHWLISSFVGESTAWLISIILLVITVRGVVVPLNWISVRSARIGALIRPENNRIKKQMNNATTTEEMAELMQEEKNLMKSYNYNPAAGCVPPLIMIPAFIGLYQVLLRMSNIERGSTTVGMLNASDVSAFRETTFYGAPLTDFAREHGDLINPILIAAIAFTMANSVISLVRSFRTTQFDQKVNRRVFILMGFLLLVIPFFLWHLAQTGPIPVAIILYWGCAYLFMLIQTAIFEIILHRDYPLTEDVHAMRRESIRRWRKREKEPALSKEEKKRVSQLRMEARKYLKSNNQQGEQKASE from the coding sequence ATGTACGAAGTCTTCATGTACCCAGTTTCCGGAATCATGAAATTCTGGCACTGGCTCATCAGCAGCTTCGTCGGTGAATCTACGGCCTGGCTGATTTCCATCATCCTGCTGGTTATCACCGTGCGCGGCGTCGTTGTTCCCTTGAACTGGATATCCGTACGCTCCGCCCGCATCGGCGCACTCATCCGCCCGGAGAATAACCGCATCAAAAAGCAGATGAATAACGCCACCACCACCGAGGAAATGGCGGAGCTCATGCAAGAGGAAAAGAACCTCATGAAGAGCTATAACTACAACCCCGCAGCTGGTTGTGTTCCCCCGCTCATCATGATTCCGGCCTTCATCGGCCTCTATCAAGTGCTCCTGCGCATGTCCAATATTGAGCGCGGCTCCACCACCGTGGGCATGTTGAATGCCTCCGACGTCTCGGCCTTCCGCGAAACCACCTTTTACGGCGCTCCGCTGACGGATTTCGCCCGCGAGCACGGCGACCTCATCAATCCCATCCTCATTGCCGCCATCGCCTTTACCATGGCTAATTCCGTCATTTCCCTCGTGCGCAGTTTCCGCACCACTCAATTTGATCAGAAGGTCAACCGCCGCGTCTTCATTCTCATGGGCTTTTTGCTCCTGGTGATCCCATTCTTCCTATGGCACCTGGCCCAAACCGGACCTATCCCGGTGGCCATCATTCTTTACTGGGGCTGCGCCTATCTCTTCATGCTGATCCAAACCGCTATCTTTGAGATCATTTTGCACCGCGACTACCCGCTTACTGAGGATGTCCACGCTATGCGCCGCGAAAGCATTCGCCGCTGGCGCAAGCGCGAAAAAGAACCCGCCCTCTCCAAGGAGGAGAAGAAGCGGGTCAGCCAGCTACGTATGGAGGCCCGAAAGTACCTTAAATCGAATAATCAGCAGGGGGAGCAGAAAGCATCTGAGTAG
- a CDS encoding class E sortase, protein MTKVLGELMLTIGVVLLLFAFYEAYWTNVESGQLQEEASAHLDEQWRNPRQKLEPELGEAFAQLYIPTFGSDYRFAIIEGTNEDDLLRGPGRYLDSQMPGEMGNFAVAGHRVGKGAPFNDLGKLETCDDIVVETQKERITYRVLPIDGEQADCFNGIPPEYSHVAGRHITTPGDVSVTNPVPESDAEPSREILTLTTCHPQFSNAERMIVHAMEVEKEEK, encoded by the coding sequence ATGACTAAAGTTCTAGGGGAACTCATGCTAACCATTGGCGTGGTTCTTTTACTCTTTGCATTCTATGAAGCCTATTGGACAAATGTAGAATCCGGCCAGCTGCAGGAGGAGGCGAGCGCCCACCTCGACGAGCAATGGCGCAATCCGCGGCAGAAGTTGGAGCCGGAGTTGGGTGAGGCGTTCGCGCAGCTTTATATTCCCACGTTCGGTTCTGACTACCGCTTCGCCATCATTGAGGGCACCAATGAAGATGATCTGCTGCGCGGCCCGGGGCGCTACCTGGATTCCCAGATGCCGGGAGAGATGGGCAATTTTGCGGTTGCGGGCCACCGCGTGGGCAAGGGAGCTCCCTTTAATGACTTGGGCAAGCTAGAGACCTGCGATGACATCGTGGTGGAGACGCAGAAGGAGCGAATTACCTATCGCGTATTGCCCATCGATGGCGAGCAGGCGGACTGTTTCAATGGAATTCCGCCGGAGTATTCGCACGTAGCTGGCCGGCATATTACGACGCCTGGCGACGTCTCGGTGACCAACCCCGTGCCAGAGTCGGACGCCGAACCGAGCCGCGAGATCTTGACCTTGACCACGTGTCACCCGCAGTTTTCCAACGCGGAGCGCATGATTGTGCACGCTATGGAAGTAGAAAAAGAGGAGAAATAA
- a CDS encoding DUF2020 domain-containing protein — MRKSLLPLLALATFGIAGCNSSAPTPAPTTTVTPEASEAPEVNVAQTAEVNDWSDCPYIGPGWLEETNGQRLTKQGIDTRFPTPACVFWSYQDEPQATVIVRDMPTVDDARAAVDWAAPIDATEPASFDGWEGGRGVVNEHAVYAVQKDTHAVLVWSNQQQTVKSEQIAHEAIANLGL, encoded by the coding sequence ATGCGCAAAAGCCTACTTCCCCTACTCGCCCTAGCCACCTTTGGGATCGCCGGCTGCAATTCATCCGCACCCACCCCTGCACCAACAACTACGGTCACTCCGGAGGCTTCGGAGGCACCGGAAGTTAATGTCGCCCAAACCGCGGAAGTCAATGACTGGAGCGATTGCCCCTACATCGGCCCCGGCTGGCTCGAAGAAACCAACGGCCAGCGCCTGACCAAGCAGGGCATCGACACGCGCTTTCCCACCCCGGCCTGCGTCTTTTGGTCCTACCAGGACGAGCCACAGGCCACCGTCATCGTGCGCGATATGCCCACGGTCGATGACGCCCGCGCCGCAGTGGATTGGGCCGCGCCTATCGACGCCACCGAACCCGCCTCCTTCGACGGCTGGGAAGGCGGCCGGGGCGTGGTCAATGAGCATGCCGTGTACGCGGTGCAAAAGGACACGCACGCGGTGCTGGTGTGGAGCAACCAGCAACAAACCGTGAAGTCGGAGCAGATCGCCCACGAAGCGATCGCCAACTTGGGACTTTAA
- a CDS encoding sensor histidine kinase has translation MSPTIDRDTDALRTGIHILTAGLLVVGIFTSARMPLSQAIINLLLLVGFAAVYFAGSVYGEYWARPVRYLWLCILSVLWVADLFVAPAAIYLVFAMFFLYLTVLDMAAGIACVIVASIITVVVQIPQGLTFGGVMGPAVSALVTIAITYAFRTLSRMNKELIETRSQLAATERDAGMVAERQRIAHEIHDTLAQGLSSIQMLLHSADRDLDKQDADKARERIELARRTAADNLHEARAMIAALQPPTLNEASLEAALTRMAENFGATGDIHVEVESEGEVQQLPMKVEAALLRIAQGAVGNVVKHAEASRARITVTYEGDEVRLDVVDNGKGFDPAAVESTPAGLGHIGLAAIRRRAQELGGEVIIESAPGEGTAVSVSMPLGNRVD, from the coding sequence ATGAGCCCCACAATAGACCGGGATACCGATGCGTTGCGCACCGGCATCCATATCCTGACTGCTGGCCTGCTGGTGGTAGGCATTTTTACCTCCGCGCGAATGCCGCTTTCGCAAGCGATCATCAACCTGTTGCTTTTGGTGGGCTTTGCGGCCGTGTATTTCGCTGGCTCGGTATACGGGGAATATTGGGCAAGGCCGGTGCGCTACCTGTGGCTGTGCATCCTCTCGGTGCTGTGGGTGGCGGATCTGTTCGTGGCCCCAGCGGCAATCTATTTGGTTTTCGCGATGTTCTTTTTGTACCTCACGGTGCTGGACATGGCGGCGGGCATCGCGTGCGTCATCGTTGCCTCGATCATCACCGTGGTGGTGCAGATTCCGCAGGGTCTGACCTTCGGCGGTGTCATGGGGCCGGCGGTCTCAGCGCTGGTGACGATAGCGATCACCTACGCCTTCCGGACGCTGTCGCGGATGAATAAAGAGTTGATTGAAACTCGCTCGCAGCTGGCAGCCACGGAGCGCGATGCCGGCATGGTGGCCGAGCGTCAGCGCATTGCGCACGAGATTCATGACACCCTTGCCCAGGGTCTGTCTTCCATTCAAATGCTCCTGCATTCGGCGGACCGGGATCTGGATAAGCAGGACGCGGACAAGGCGCGAGAGCGCATCGAGCTGGCCCGCAGGACGGCCGCGGATAATTTGCACGAGGCGCGCGCCATGATTGCTGCCCTGCAGCCGCCGACGCTCAATGAGGCATCCCTTGAGGCCGCGTTGACCCGTATGGCGGAAAATTTCGGCGCTACCGGAGATATCCACGTCGAGGTGGAATCCGAAGGAGAGGTACAGCAGCTGCCCATGAAGGTAGAGGCGGCGCTGCTGCGGATTGCGCAGGGCGCTGTGGGGAACGTCGTCAAGCATGCAGAGGCAAGCCGCGCCCGGATCACGGTGACCTATGAGGGCGATGAGGTGCGCCTGGATGTGGTGGACAACGGCAAGGGCTTTGATCCGGCCGCGGTGGAAAGTACCCCGGCTGGACTGGGGCATATTGGGCTGGCCGCAATTAGGCGCCGCGCACAAGAGCTAGGCGGGGAGGTCATTATTGAATCCGCGCCGGGGGAGGGCACTGCCGTGTCAGTTAGTATGCCCTTAGGCAACCGGGTAGATTAA
- a CDS encoding LuxR C-terminal-related transcriptional regulator, which translates to MIRVLLADDHEIVRLGLRSVLEGAEDIDVVGEVATAEAAVSAAQAGGIDVILMDLRFGAGVEGTRVMGGAEATAQIRSAMATPPKVLVVTNYDTDADILGAIEAGAVGYLLKDAPPHELLSAVRSTAEGDSALSPIVADRLMTRVRTPRTSLTPRELEVLQLVAAGASNRQIGQDLMLSEATVKSHLVHIYDKLGVRSRTSAVAAAREQGVL; encoded by the coding sequence GTGATTCGGGTCCTATTGGCAGATGACCACGAAATCGTCCGCCTGGGTCTGCGCTCCGTGCTTGAGGGCGCAGAGGATATCGACGTCGTAGGGGAGGTCGCTACGGCCGAAGCTGCGGTGTCGGCAGCGCAGGCGGGCGGCATCGATGTCATTTTGATGGACCTGCGCTTCGGCGCGGGTGTGGAAGGGACCCGTGTTATGGGCGGAGCGGAGGCAACCGCGCAGATTCGCTCCGCGATGGCCACCCCGCCCAAGGTCCTCGTGGTTACCAACTATGACACTGATGCGGATATCCTCGGCGCTATCGAAGCCGGTGCCGTGGGCTATTTGCTCAAGGATGCACCACCGCACGAGCTGCTGTCCGCAGTGCGCTCGACTGCGGAGGGTGATTCGGCGCTATCTCCCATCGTGGCCGATAGGCTGATGACTCGCGTGCGTACGCCACGCACCTCGCTCACGCCGCGTGAGCTCGAGGTCTTGCAGCTGGTAGCAGCGGGGGCGTCGAACCGACAGATTGGCCAAGACCTCATGCTGTCTGAGGCCACGGTAAAGTCTCACCTTGTGCACATTTATGACAAATTGGGCGTGCGCTCGCGCACCTCCGCTGTGGCGGCAGCACGCGAGCAGGGCGTGCTTTAA
- a CDS encoding histone-like nucleoid-structuring protein Lsr2, with product MSRREVTQFYDDLDHTLIPEDQLEVVRFSVNGQNYLIDLSTDNARHFHNLLAPYVDAARIAPALDAQRANPSQIREWARTQGLPVAHRGKIPQDVIEAYNAAN from the coding sequence ATGTCCCGCCGTGAAGTGACCCAATTTTACGACGACTTGGACCACACCCTAATCCCTGAAGACCAACTAGAAGTCGTTCGCTTCAGCGTAAACGGTCAAAATTACCTTATCGATCTCTCCACGGATAACGCGCGGCATTTCCATAATCTGCTCGCCCCCTACGTGGACGCCGCCCGCATTGCCCCCGCCCTCGATGCCCAGCGGGCCAACCCCAGCCAAATCCGCGAATGGGCCCGCACCCAAGGCCTGCCAGTGGCGCACCGCGGAAAAATCCCGCAGGACGTTATCGAGGCGTATAACGCCGCTAATTAA
- a CDS encoding DUF6474 family protein: MSILKKVKKARQEARAQAKAAKTRAKAEVKAQSKDRRRQQKLLAKQEKHLIKSEEKGLKKRRKHEEKMAKNELAKLKAGRFNSDNVKRYAGALRTAAPLLLPLLYRGYVGLKTEGEKRKAAKAGVSSDQMASFSGYGAPLKARTAGIRNSLDNTDVPAGFKRDVRDRLQEVDSAIDNAEFMTEQQRRRAHKTISSEIDSITAEIQQRLAQ; this comes from the coding sequence ATGAGCATTCTGAAGAAAGTTAAAAAGGCCCGCCAAGAAGCACGCGCACAGGCAAAGGCCGCCAAGACCCGCGCCAAGGCAGAGGTAAAGGCACAGTCTAAGGACCGCCGCCGCCAGCAAAAGCTCCTGGCCAAGCAGGAAAAGCACCTCATTAAGTCGGAGGAAAAGGGCCTCAAGAAGCGCCGCAAGCACGAGGAGAAGATGGCCAAGAATGAGCTAGCCAAGCTCAAGGCCGGCCGCTTTAACTCCGATAACGTCAAGCGCTACGCCGGTGCGCTGCGCACCGCCGCGCCCCTGCTGCTGCCGCTCCTCTACCGCGGCTACGTGGGCCTGAAGACCGAAGGCGAAAAGCGCAAGGCCGCTAAGGCGGGCGTGAGCTCGGATCAGATGGCTTCCTTCTCCGGCTACGGTGCGCCGCTCAAGGCCCGCACCGCCGGCATCCGCAACTCCCTCGATAACACGGACGTTCCGGCCGGCTTCAAGCGCGATGTGCGTGACCGCCTACAAGAAGTAGACTCCGCCATCGATAATGCCGAGTTCATGACCGAGCAGCAGCGCCGCCGCGCTCACAAGACCATTAGCTCGGAAATTGACTCCATTACTGCGGAAATCCAGCAGCGCCTGGCCCAGTAA
- a CDS encoding TM0106 family RecB-like putative nuclease, with protein MEDVVVASDLVGCRYRLVQRRAHPEMPRTHASIARAERHAAAVEAVMEMFPRKGSGRFRRIDLEGDEWERSMRTLEALASGYTHITNAVFATAEWMVRVDLLLREGDKYTPIIVSNHRVARKNDTKTTLAVPTHRLGLSEPLEAPYKLRHHSVDGYRLAFAARALQDLGLDSGRGGAIGQDRTRAFFTETAKFDLERAWNQPLPTAPVRVKECASCRFWSLCEQELVAADDISLFLSGDRAKPYRERGITTVQALIDADLGEPSRLAAAWRAGEVLLRRGDVHAPRADVEVDVDMEAYLDQGAYLWGAWHDGNYVPFVTWEPLGGRAEAENFAAFWRWLMDVRAKAHAEGKTFAAYCYSAHGENHWMRMSAQRFREVDEQEVEEFISSPEWVDMFAHVKRSFAGPFGLGLKVVAPEAGFTWPEEDFDGEESVNARREALAGDLVARQRLLDYNSGDVQATRAVREWMDAGAPGTTAL; from the coding sequence GTGGAGGATGTGGTTGTTGCTTCGGACCTTGTGGGGTGCCGCTACCGCTTAGTACAGCGGCGCGCGCACCCCGAGATGCCGCGTACCCATGCCTCGATTGCCCGGGCGGAACGCCACGCGGCCGCAGTGGAGGCCGTCATGGAGATGTTTCCCCGCAAGGGCTCTGGCCGGTTCCGCCGCATCGATCTGGAAGGCGATGAGTGGGAGCGCTCCATGCGCACCCTTGAGGCCTTAGCTTCCGGGTATACGCACATCACCAACGCGGTCTTCGCCACCGCGGAGTGGATGGTGCGCGTGGATTTGCTGCTGCGCGAAGGTGATAAGTACACCCCAATTATCGTGTCCAATCACCGTGTGGCCCGCAAGAATGACACCAAGACGACGCTGGCGGTGCCCACCCACCGCTTGGGTTTGAGCGAGCCGCTCGAGGCGCCGTATAAACTGCGCCACCACTCGGTAGATGGTTACCGCTTAGCGTTTGCCGCCCGTGCTTTGCAGGATCTCGGACTCGATTCCGGCCGGGGCGGGGCCATCGGCCAGGACCGCACCCGGGCATTTTTTACGGAAACAGCCAAGTTTGATCTGGAACGCGCCTGGAATCAGCCGCTTCCTACCGCCCCGGTGCGGGTCAAGGAGTGTGCGAGCTGCCGCTTTTGGTCTTTGTGCGAGCAAGAGCTGGTGGCGGCGGATGATATTTCGCTTTTCCTATCCGGCGACCGCGCTAAGCCTTACCGCGAGCGCGGGATTACTACCGTGCAGGCGCTTATCGACGCCGACCTAGGCGAGCCCTCCCGCCTTGCTGCTGCCTGGCGCGCCGGGGAAGTGTTGCTGCGCCGCGGCGACGTGCACGCTCCGCGCGCGGACGTCGAGGTAGACGTGGATATGGAAGCCTACCTGGACCAAGGCGCGTACCTATGGGGAGCCTGGCACGACGGCAACTACGTTCCGTTCGTTACGTGGGAGCCGTTGGGCGGGCGCGCCGAGGCGGAAAACTTTGCGGCGTTCTGGCGCTGGTTGATGGATGTGCGTGCTAAGGCCCATGCGGAGGGCAAAACCTTTGCTGCATATTGCTACTCGGCCCACGGCGAGAACCATTGGATGCGCATGTCCGCGCAGCGCTTCCGCGAGGTGGATGAGCAGGAGGTAGAAGAGTTTATCTCTTCACCGGAGTGGGTGGATATGTTCGCCCACGTCAAACGATCCTTCGCCGGCCCCTTTGGCCTAGGCCTGAAGGTAGTCGCCCCGGAAGCGGGTTTTACCTGGCCAGAAGAAGACTTCGACGGCGAGGAATCCGTGAACGCGCGCCGCGAGGCGCTAGCTGGTGACCTCGTGGCGCGGCAGCGCTTGCTGGACTATAACTCCGGCGACGTCCAAGCCACCCGCGCGGTCCGCGAGTGGATGGACGCCGGCGCGCCGGGTACTACAGCGCTGTAA